The region ACATCCCCACGCTGTATGACTTTGCCGAGGAGCTGGGCGCCAGCACCTTGTCGGCCGAGTACTCGCGGTTTGTCATCGACCTGAACCGGCCTTCGGACGACAAGCCGTTGTACGCCGGTGCCACCACCGGGCTGTACCCGGCGACGTTGTTCGACGGGGTGCCGTTGTTCCGCGAAGGCCTGGAGCCTTCCCCAGAGGAGCGCGCCACCTACCTGCAAAAGATCTGGGGCCCGTACCACCGCGCCCTGCAAGAAGAACTGGCGCGGCTCAAGGCTGAGTTTGGCTATGCATTGCTGTTTGATGCGCACTCGATTCGTTCGGTAATCCCGCACCTGTTCGACGGCAAGCTGCCGGACTTCAACCTCGGCACCTTCAACGGCGCTGCCTGTGACCCTGAACTGGCGAGCCAGTTGGAAGCCATCTGCGCCACGCATCCGCAGTACACCCATGTGCTGAACGGGCGCTTCAAGGGTGGGCATATTACCCGGCACTACGGCGACCCGGCGCAGGATATCCATGCCGTGCAATTGGAGTTGTGCCAGAGCGCTTATATGGAAGAGTTCGAGCCGTTTCGTTATCGGCCTGATCTGGCCGAGTCGACGCGGGTGGTGTTGAAGCAATTGCTGGAAGGGTTCCTGAACTGGGGGCAAAAGCACTACCGGTAATTTTCGGTGCTGCTGAAATAGCGTTCGCGAGCAAGTCGAACCGTCGCACCGCCGCTCTCACATTTTGATCGCATTCTCATGTTGGAACTCGATCAAGTGTGGGAGCGGGCTTGCCCGCGATGGCGGCCTCACGGTCGCCCCAGTGCAACTGCCGGTCGCCACAGGTCGTGTTAACAGAGGTCCCACTGGGTAAGGTTGTGAGTAGGGCGCGCCAGACGCCACTCCCCACAATAAAACCTGCCGAGTGAGACTTCTTTCATGAAAAGACCGTTCAACCGTTACCTGTTGACCCTCATCGGCGCCGCACTCCTGAGTGCACAAGCCATGGCCGCTGAACCGGCTTCCTGCAAAGCCGTGCGCATGGGCGTGGTCAGTTGGACCGACGTGATCGCGACCTCGGGCATGGCCGACGTGCTGCTCAACGGCCTGGGCTACGACAGCAAGCAGACCAGTGCAGTGCAGCAGATCATCTTTGCCGGCATCCGCGACAAGCGCCTGGATATCTTCCTCGGCTACTGGAAACCGGCGATGGACAACAATATCGCGCCGTTCGTGGCCGCCCAGCAGGTCAAGGTCTTCGACACGCCCAGCCTCTCTGACGCCCAGGCCACCCTGGCCGTGCCGCAATACGTGGCCGATGCCGGGTTGAAAACCTTTGCCGACATCGCCCGCTTCAAGGATAAATTGGGCGGTAAGATCTACGGTATCGAGCCCGGCAGCGGTGCCAATACCGATATCCAGAAAATGATCGACACCAACCACTTCGGCCTCGGCGACTTCAAGCTGGTCGCCTCTGGTGAGGCGGGCATGCTGGCGGCGGTGCAGCGTGCGGTGAATCGCAAGGAGTTCGTGGTGTTCGTCGGCTGGACCCCGCACCCGATGAACATCAATATGAAAATGGCCTACCTCACCGGCAGTGAAGATGTGTTTGGCGCTGATGAAGGTCGCGCGACCGTCTCTACCGTCACCGCGCCGGACTTCGCCGAGCGCTGCCCCAACGCCAACCGCTTGTTGGGGAACTTGACCTTCACCGCGGCCCAGGAAAGCCAGTTGATGGTGCCGATCATGGAGCGCCAGTCGCCGCAGGATGTGGCCAAGCAATGGCTGCGTGACCATCCTGAGGATTTGCAGCGCTGGTTGGCCGGGGTGACGGCGTTTGATGGCAGCGATGGTATGGCGGCCGTACACGCCAGCCTCAAACCCTGAACCGTACGCGCCAGACCTAATAATAGAGCGCAAATGTGGGAGCCGGGCTTGCCCGCGATGGCGGAGTCTCAGGCAGTGAACGGGTGGCTGATACACCGCTATCGCAGGCAAGCCAGCTCCCACATTTGATTTCATCGCCAGGGATATTTGCGTGCGCCAGGCAGCTTACCTGGCGACTGACCCACCGCTTTCGCGAGCAAGCCCGCTCCCACATTTGGATCACCATCGTTTGGGATATTTGCGCATGTATCCGATTTCTCCGCAGCTTGCAGCCTTCGTCACACACACCGAATCCTTCAGCAGCGACGACTCATCGCTGGTGGGGTTGCGCCGGAATTACGACCGGATGTGCCAGGCATTCACCCCGCCGAAGCCGGAAGGGCTGCAAGTCTGGGACTATTCTCTCGGCGGTGTGAGCGTGCGCAGCTATCTTCCCACCACACCCACCCCGCCCGAGGGCTGGCCGTGCCTGCTCTATATGCACGGCGGCGGCTGGGTGGTCGGTGGGCTGGATTCCCATGACTTCATTTGCTTCGAGTTGGCAGATGCGTTGCAGGTGCTGGTGATCGCCATCGATTATCGCCTGGCCCCCGAACACCCGTTCCCGGCGGCTTACGAGGATTGCCGCGCGGTGTGGCAGGCGATCCAGGCAGGCGAGGGGCCGCACGCCATCCACCTGCAGCGCCTGGCGGTGATCGGTGACAGCGCGGGCGGCAACCTGGCTGCGGCGCTGTGCCTGGGCTTGCGCGATGACGGCCAGCCGCTGCCTCTGGCTCAAGTGCTGATTTATCCGGGGTTGGGCGGCGCGTCTGATTTGCCGTCGCGCCGTGATTGCATGGATGCGCCGCTGCTTAGCACTGCCGACACCGACTGCTACCTGGCGCTCTACCTGCTGGGCGCCGGCAATCCGTCGGCCTATGCCATGCCACTGCTGGCCGAGAATTTCAGCGGTTTGCCCAAGGCATTGATCGCCGTGGCCCAGTTCGACCCGCTGCGCGATGACGGCATGCTCTACGCCGAACGCCTGCAAGCGGCGGGCGTGTCCGCCGTGCTGTATCCGGGCAAGGGTCTGGTCCACGGCTGCTTGCGCGCGCGCGGCCAAGTGCCGGAGGTGGATCAACTGTACAACTATCTGCTGCATTACCTGAGGAGCGAAGGGCTGACACAGGTCTAAGCGCTCAAGGACATGCTCATTGCACAATTCGGGTTTATGATGCCAGACGGCAAAAAATAATAGACGTCCCCCCAGGGATGAACCGACACCCTACGGAGCGCGCAATGCAGACTTGGTACCCGCAGATCAAACCCTACGCCCGGCACGATCTGGCAGTCGATGACACCCACACGCTGTATGTCGATGAAAGTGGCTCCCCCGAAGGCTTGCCCGTCGTCTTCATTCATGGAGGCCCTGGCTCCGGTTGCGACGCCCAGAGCCGCTGCTATTTTGATCCGAACCTTTACCGCATCGTTACCTTTGACCAGCGTGGCTGCGGGCGCTCCACCCCTCGCGCGAGCCTGGAAAACAACACCACTTGGGACTTGGTCGCCGACCTTGAGCGCATCCGCGAGCACCTGGGCATCGAAAAATGGGTGCTGTTCGGCGGCTCCTGGGGTTCGACCCTTTCCCTGGCCTACGCACAAAGCCATCCTGAGCGTGTGCATGGCTTGATCCTGCGCGGCATCTTCCTGGCTCGCCCGCAAGACATCCACTGGTTCTACCAGGAAGGTGCGAGCCGCATGTTCCCCGATTACTGGCAGGACTACCTTGCACCGATCCCGGCGGATGAGCGCCACAACATGGTTGCGGCCTACCATAAGCGCCTGACCGGCAACGACCAGATCGCCCAGATGCACGCCGCCAAAGCCTGGTCCGGCTGGGAAGGCCGTATGCTGGGCCTGTGCCCGAGCCCGCAGCATGTCGAGCGTTTTTCCGAGCCGCAGCGCGCGCTGTCCATTGCGCGTATCGAGTGCCACTACTTCACCAACGACTCCTTCCTGGAGCCTAACCAGCTGATTCGCGACATGCACAAGATCGCCCATCTGCCTGGCGTAATCATTCATGGCCGCTACGATATGATCTGCCCGCTGGACAATGCCTGGGAGCTGCATCAGGCGTGGCCCAACAGTGAGCTGCAAGTGATCCGCGAAGCGGGCCATGCCGCGTCCGAACCCGGCATTACCGATGCGTTGGTGCGCGCGACCGGCGAGATGGCACGTCGCCTGCTTGATCTGCCGCCAGAAGAAGCATGAAGGGCCTGTTGCAGCGGGTGCGTGGCGCCCGGGTCGAAGTTGCGGGCGACGTCGTAGGGGCAATTGACCAGGGTTTGTTGGTGCTGGTAGCCGTCGAACCTTCAGATACGCCCGAGAGCGCCGACAAACTGTTGCACAAGCTGCTTAACTACCGTGTATTCAGCGACGACGAGGGCAAAATGAACTTGTCCTTGAAGGATATCGGTGGCGGTTTGTTGCTGGTGTCGCAGTTCACCCTGGCGGCGGATACCAAAAGCGGGCTGCGGCCGAGCTTCTCCACGGCGGCGCCTCCGGCACTCGGAGCAGCGCTTTTTGAACACTTGTTGTTACAAGCGCAACAATTGCATGGCAAGGTGGCGTCAGGGCGTTTTGGCGCGGATATGCAGGTGCATTTGGTCAATGATGGCCCTGTGACCTTCCTCTTACAGACATGAATGTATTAAAAACGACTTTAATGCCTAAAAACGCAGGGTTTCGCTACAAATACTTCGTTGTCCCTGATGCGTTGTTTCGCGGGCTACTAGATAATCGCGCGCTACGGGGATCAGCGTTGTTTGGTCCATTTTTGACTTAGGTAGAGACTTGTCCGGCGACCATTGGGGAATCATTTTGACCCAGGGGAGTCGGAACAATGCTCGCCAACCTGGCATATAGATAGCTGGCCGTTGGTTTTTTGATCTGTTTTCGGCGAGGGTTGCTCGTGATTGTTAGTCCCTGTAATGCACCAAAATTGTCTGCCAAACGGTTACGAAACGCACTGGTAACGGGCTCTGCCCTGTTTTGCCTGTTCGGCGCGGGTCAACTGTGGGCATTCAGTCTGGATGATGTGTCGGCCAAGGCAAAAGAGCTGGCCGGGCAGAAATACGAAGCTCCGCGCAGCAATCTGCCGAACGAATTTCGCGAAATGAAATTCGCCGACTATCAGAAGATTCGTTTCCGTAACGAAAAAGCCGAATGGGCCGACCAGAACACGCCGTTCAAACTGTCCTTCTATCACCAGGGCATGCACTTCGACACGCCGGTGAAAATCAACGAAGTGACCACCGACAGCGTTCATGAAATCAAATACGACCCGACTCGTTTCGATTTCGGCGACGTGAAATATGATCCAAAGTCCACCGAACAACTGGGTTACGCCGGTTTCCGTGTGCTTTACCCGATCAACAAAGACGACAAGCAAGACGAAATCATGACCATGCTCGGCGCCAGCTACTTCCGCGTCGTCGGCAAAGGCCAGTCCTATGGTCTGTCCGCCCGTGGCATGGCGATCGACACTGCATTGCCGTCCGGTGAAGAGTTCCCGCGTTTCACCGAGTTCTGGATCGAGCGTCCAAAACCGGGCGAAAAACAGCTGGTGATCTTCGCCTTGCTGGATTCGCCACGCGCGACCGGCGCCTATCGCCTGACCCTGCGCCCTGGCACCGACACCGTTGTCGACGTCAAATCGCAGATGTTCCTGCGCGACAAGGTCACCAAGCTGGGCATTGCCCCGTTGACCAGCATGTACCTGTTCGGCGCCAACCAGCCGTCGAAAGTGCTTAATTACCGTCGTGAACTGCACGACTCCAGCGGTCTGTCGATCCATGCCGGCAACGGCGAGTGGATCTGGCGCCCACTGAACAACCCTAAACACTTGTCTGTCAGTAACTTCAGCGTCGAGAACCCGCGTGGTTTCGGCTTGCTGCAGCGTGGCCGCGACTTCAGCCATTACGAAGACCTGGACGACAACTACGACAAGCGCCCAAGCGCCTGGATCGAGCCTGAAGGCGACTGGGGCAAGGGTTCCGTCGACCTGGTAGAGATTCCGACCGCCGACGAAACCAACGACAACATCGTTGCGTTCTGGAGCCCGGCCGAGCTGCCGAAAGTCGGCGAGCCGCTGGACGTCAGCTACCGCCTGCACTGGACCATGGACGAAAAAGCCCTGCACCCGGCCGACAGCGCCTGGGTCAAGCAAACCCTGCGTTCCACGGGTGACGTGAAGCAATCCAACCTGATCCGTCAGCCTGACGGCAGCGTGGCTTACCTGGTGGACTTCGAGGGCCCGGCCCTGAAGAACCTGCCTGCGGATGCCCCGGTTCGCAGCCAGGTGAGTGTTGGCGACAACGCCGAAATCGTTGAAAACAGTGTGCGCTACAACGAGCACACCAAAGGCTGGCGCCTGACCCTGCGCATGAAGATCAAGGACGCAGGCAAGCCGACCGAAATGCGTGCCGCACTGGTTGAGGACATCGTGAAACCTGAGCCTGAGAAGGTCTCGACCCAGGTGCTCAAAGCCGACAAGCTTTTGGCCAAGCAACACGAGAAACAGGCCAAGAAAGAAGCTAAAGAAGCTAAAGAAGCTAAAGACGCGAAAGACGCGAAAGACAAGGAAGCTAAGCAGCCAGACGCTGCCTCAGCCACTCCACTCTCTAACCCAGATCAGGCCAAGACAGAACATGTCCTGACCGAGACCTGGAGCTATCAGTTGCCTGCCGATGAGTAATTCTCAAGTTACGCCCGAGACTCTGTCCGAGTACCTGGCGCACCTCCCGATGACCGCAGAGCAGCGCGCCGAACTGGCGGGCTGCACTTCCTTCAGCGAGCTGCACCAACGTTTGTCGTCCGCAACCTTCGACGCACCTTCCGACGCTGCCCAAGCGTCGGTTGGCCGTCGGCTGACCCTCAACACCGCTGAAGAGCTGCAAGATGCGGAAATGCTGGCGCTCGACGCCAGTGGCCGTGTTTGCCTGAAAGCCACGCCGCCGATCCGTCGGACCAAAGTGGTGCCCGAGCCTTGGCGTACCAACATCCTGGTGCGCGGTTGGCGCCGGATGACCGGTCGCACCAACCCTCCGGCCCCGCCGAAGGACGAGCGTGTATTGCCAGCGGCTCGCTGGCGTACCGTGGGTTCGATCCGTCGCTATATCTTGCTGGTGCTGATGCTCGGCCAGACCATCGTCGCCGGCTGGTACATGAAAGGCATCATGCCGTACCAGGGCTGGTCGCTGGTCGACTTCGACGAGGTTC is a window of Pseudomonas antarctica DNA encoding:
- the hutG gene encoding N-formylglutamate deformylase, whose amino-acid sequence is MDKVLNFKQGRVPLLISMPHAGLRLTPAVEAGLIPEAQSLPDTDWHIPTLYDFAEELGASTLSAEYSRFVIDLNRPSDDKPLYAGATTGLYPATLFDGVPLFREGLEPSPEERATYLQKIWGPYHRALQEELARLKAEFGYALLFDAHSIRSVIPHLFDGKLPDFNLGTFNGAACDPELASQLEAICATHPQYTHVLNGRFKGGHITRHYGDPAQDIHAVQLELCQSAYMEEFEPFRYRPDLAESTRVVLKQLLEGFLNWGQKHYR
- the choX gene encoding choline ABC transporter substrate-binding protein, with the translated sequence MKRPFNRYLLTLIGAALLSAQAMAAEPASCKAVRMGVVSWTDVIATSGMADVLLNGLGYDSKQTSAVQQIIFAGIRDKRLDIFLGYWKPAMDNNIAPFVAAQQVKVFDTPSLSDAQATLAVPQYVADAGLKTFADIARFKDKLGGKIYGIEPGSGANTDIQKMIDTNHFGLGDFKLVASGEAGMLAAVQRAVNRKEFVVFVGWTPHPMNINMKMAYLTGSEDVFGADEGRATVSTVTAPDFAERCPNANRLLGNLTFTAAQESQLMVPIMERQSPQDVAKQWLRDHPEDLQRWLAGVTAFDGSDGMAAVHASLKP
- a CDS encoding alpha/beta hydrolase, whose product is MYPISPQLAAFVTHTESFSSDDSSLVGLRRNYDRMCQAFTPPKPEGLQVWDYSLGGVSVRSYLPTTPTPPEGWPCLLYMHGGGWVVGGLDSHDFICFELADALQVLVIAIDYRLAPEHPFPAAYEDCRAVWQAIQAGEGPHAIHLQRLAVIGDSAGGNLAAALCLGLRDDGQPLPLAQVLIYPGLGGASDLPSRRDCMDAPLLSTADTDCYLALYLLGAGNPSAYAMPLLAENFSGLPKALIAVAQFDPLRDDGMLYAERLQAAGVSAVLYPGKGLVHGCLRARGQVPEVDQLYNYLLHYLRSEGLTQV
- the pip gene encoding prolyl aminopeptidase, whose translation is MQTWYPQIKPYARHDLAVDDTHTLYVDESGSPEGLPVVFIHGGPGSGCDAQSRCYFDPNLYRIVTFDQRGCGRSTPRASLENNTTWDLVADLERIREHLGIEKWVLFGGSWGSTLSLAYAQSHPERVHGLILRGIFLARPQDIHWFYQEGASRMFPDYWQDYLAPIPADERHNMVAAYHKRLTGNDQIAQMHAAKAWSGWEGRMLGLCPSPQHVERFSEPQRALSIARIECHYFTNDSFLEPNQLIRDMHKIAHLPGVIIHGRYDMICPLDNAWELHQAWPNSELQVIREAGHAASEPGITDALVRATGEMARRLLDLPPEEA
- the dtd gene encoding D-aminoacyl-tRNA deacylase, whose translation is MKGLLQRVRGARVEVAGDVVGAIDQGLLVLVAVEPSDTPESADKLLHKLLNYRVFSDDEGKMNLSLKDIGGGLLLVSQFTLAADTKSGLRPSFSTAAPPALGAALFEHLLLQAQQLHGKVASGRFGADMQVHLVNDGPVTFLLQT
- a CDS encoding glucan biosynthesis protein G, whose amino-acid sequence is MIVSPCNAPKLSAKRLRNALVTGSALFCLFGAGQLWAFSLDDVSAKAKELAGQKYEAPRSNLPNEFREMKFADYQKIRFRNEKAEWADQNTPFKLSFYHQGMHFDTPVKINEVTTDSVHEIKYDPTRFDFGDVKYDPKSTEQLGYAGFRVLYPINKDDKQDEIMTMLGASYFRVVGKGQSYGLSARGMAIDTALPSGEEFPRFTEFWIERPKPGEKQLVIFALLDSPRATGAYRLTLRPGTDTVVDVKSQMFLRDKVTKLGIAPLTSMYLFGANQPSKVLNYRRELHDSSGLSIHAGNGEWIWRPLNNPKHLSVSNFSVENPRGFGLLQRGRDFSHYEDLDDNYDKRPSAWIEPEGDWGKGSVDLVEIPTADETNDNIVAFWSPAELPKVGEPLDVSYRLHWTMDEKALHPADSAWVKQTLRSTGDVKQSNLIRQPDGSVAYLVDFEGPALKNLPADAPVRSQVSVGDNAEIVENSVRYNEHTKGWRLTLRMKIKDAGKPTEMRAALVEDIVKPEPEKVSTQVLKADKLLAKQHEKQAKKEAKEAKEAKDAKDAKDKEAKQPDAASATPLSNPDQAKTEHVLTETWSYQLPADE